The Flavobacterium sp. M31R6 nucleotide sequence GGGAACCAATTGCAAAATGATTCTATTGGGGGATACGGCTCAGTTACCGCCTGTGAATTTGGACATAAGCCCGGCTTTGGACATACATACGCTTAGCATAAATTACAACAAAGAGGTAGAATATATTGAGCTTGATGAAGTAATGCGTCAGGAGGAAAATTCAGGGATTTTACACAATGCGACAGAATTGAGGGAATTGTTGAAAGATACTTTTATAACCGAATTCAAATTCAATGTTCGGAAATTCAAAGACATTGTTCGTTTGGTTGATGGCTATGATATTCAGGATGCAATTCATTCGGCTTACAGCAATTTTAGTATAGAAGACACCGCTTTTATTGTTCGTTCCAATAAAAGGGCAAATCAATATAATGAGCAAATACGGACAAAAATTCTCGATAAAGAAAGTGAACTCTCCACAGGAGATTTCCTGATGGTGGTAAAGAATAATTATTTTTGGCTAAAGGATTCGGATGAAGCCGGATTTATTGCCAATGGTGATATTATCGAGATTTTGGAAATGTTTGGCATAATGGAACTCTACGGTTTTAAATTTGCAAAAGTAAAAATCCGAATGATTGACTATCCCGATCAGAAACCTTTTGAAACTGTGCTTTTGATGAATACCATAAAAAGTGAATCCCCGTCTTTGACATTCGAGGAATCAAATCGTTTGTACCAAGAAGTGATGAAAGATTATGAAAGTGAAACTACAAAGTACAAAAAGTTCCAAAAAGTTAAGGAAAACGAATATTTCAATGCATTACAAGTTAAATTCTCGTATGCTATTACTTGTCATAAATCGCAGGGAGGGCAATGGAATACGGTCTTTATAGAACAACCGTATTTACCAAATGGTATTGACAGAGATTACATTAGATGGTTATACACCGCTATGACGAGAGCCAAAAATAAGTTATATTTGATAGGTTTTAAGGATGAGAGTTTTGTGGAATGATTAAAAAATTAACCACAGATTCGCAGATCTTGAATGAATAATAGATTACTATAGATTTATAAAAAAATCTGCAAATCTGCGGTAAAAAAAATAAATACAATGAACACACTAAATGACTTACATAAAATATCAGGTTCATTTTCAAATACTGAAAAAATGCCTGTTTTGTTTTTGGGACACGGAAGTCCAATGAACGCCATCGAAGAAAATCAGTTTGTGACCGGTTTTCGTGATTTGGCAAAAACGCTTCCCAAACCCAATGCTATTTTGTGTATATCGGCACATTGGTTTACTAATGGAACCAAAGTTACCGCAATGGAAATACCAAGAACAATTCATGATTTTGGCGGATTTCCACAAGAATTATTTGAAGTGCAATATCCCGCCAAAGGAAGCCCTGAATTAGCAACCGTAACCCAAGAATTATTATTGCCAAACAGTGTAGAATTAGATCAACATTGGGGTTTAGACCACGGAGCTTGGAGTGTAATTAAACATTTATATCCAGATGCTGATATTCCTGTAATTCAGATGAGTATCGATTATACAAAATCAGGACAATATCATTTTGATTTGGCGCAAAAACTAAGTGCGTTGCGCAGTAAAGGAATTTTGATTGTAGGCAGTGGCAATATCATCCATAATTTGAGAATGGTTGATTTTAGAAACATCAATACTGAAAATTACGGTTACGATTGGGCTGTAGAAGCAAGGG carries:
- the ygiD gene encoding 4,5-DOPA dioxygenase extradiol translates to MNTLNDLHKISGSFSNTEKMPVLFLGHGSPMNAIEENQFVTGFRDLAKTLPKPNAILCISAHWFTNGTKVTAMEIPRTIHDFGGFPQELFEVQYPAKGSPELATVTQELLLPNSVELDQHWGLDHGAWSVIKHLYPDADIPVIQMSIDYTKSGQYHFDLAQKLSALRSKGILIVGSGNIIHNLRMVDFRNINTENYGYDWAVEARADINDYLLDGNFQPLIDFEKQSKAFQLAIPTPDHYLPLIYTLGLKGKSEELSLFNDKLVGGSLSMTSVKISN
- a CDS encoding ATP-dependent RecD-like DNA helicase — encoded protein: MNSSSFYSHLQKKFPFQPTYNQDIFFQKIAIFLTDTQNETIFVLKGYAGTGKTTVISTIVNSLLEIDKKCVLLAPTGRAAKVISNYSNKSAFTIHKKIYFPKKNSGGGVSFTLQQNKHKNTVFIVDEASMISDTNSDSKLYENGSLLDDLISYVYSGTNCKMILLGDTAQLPPVNLDISPALDIHTLSINYNKEVEYIELDEVMRQEENSGILHNATELRELLKDTFITEFKFNVRKFKDIVRLVDGYDIQDAIHSAYSNFSIEDTAFIVRSNKRANQYNEQIRTKILDKESELSTGDFLMVVKNNYFWLKDSDEAGFIANGDIIEILEMFGIMELYGFKFAKVKIRMIDYPDQKPFETVLLMNTIKSESPSLTFEESNRLYQEVMKDYESETTKYKKFQKVKENEYFNALQVKFSYAITCHKSQGGQWNTVFIEQPYLPNGIDRDYIRWLYTAMTRAKNKLYLIGFKDESFVE